The proteins below are encoded in one region of uncultured Eubacteriales bacterium:
- a CDS encoding putative septum site-determining protein MinC (Evidence 3 : Function proposed based on presence of conserved amino acid motif, structural feature or limited homology): MALDAICLSAVVEELRSTLAGGKIDKIYQPGRDEVILAARGAGKNVKLLLSANPSHPRLHFTEAVRENPAEPPMFCMLLRKHLTGARILGLEQPSLERVVIFTLECLDELGDRVERRLVLEAMGRHANLILLDGEGRITDCLRRVDADMSAQRQVLPGMFYRLPEPRPGVPPLIGRELEFQGKVADVAAMYALEEGVRAGGGKPYMLLRSGKPAEFSFMPILQYGPDSELKEYDTFSHLLDDFYATREDARRMGQKEQELLKMVTRARERTARRVGQQEIELAATAGRERKRELGDILTSNLHMMERGMGSVRLVDFYDPEGGQVDIKLDSLLSPQQNAAKYYKEYNKAKTAQRVLTEQIEKGGRELAYLDSVLENITLAEGERDLQEIRQELIETGYLRRPPKSRGREKTVAGKPMEFRSTAGLRISVGKNNSQNDTLTTKSAGKGDVWLHTQKVHGSHVILWTGGEEPDAQSLTEAAILAAYFSQSREGKKVQVDYTPVKFVKKPAGSRPGMVVYTTYQTAVVDPDGDLARKLRVK; encoded by the coding sequence ATGGCATTGGACGCGATTTGCCTGTCGGCGGTGGTAGAGGAGCTGCGCAGTACCCTGGCCGGCGGGAAGATAGACAAGATATACCAGCCGGGCCGGGACGAGGTTATCCTGGCGGCCCGGGGCGCGGGGAAGAACGTAAAACTCCTCCTATCCGCTAACCCCAGCCATCCACGGCTCCACTTCACCGAGGCGGTTCGGGAGAACCCGGCGGAGCCGCCCATGTTCTGCATGCTCCTGCGCAAGCACCTCACCGGTGCGCGCATCCTGGGGCTGGAGCAGCCCTCTCTGGAGCGGGTGGTGATTTTCACCCTGGAGTGCCTTGACGAGCTGGGGGATAGGGTAGAGCGTAGGCTGGTGCTGGAGGCGATGGGCCGCCACGCAAATCTTATTTTGCTGGATGGCGAGGGCCGCATCACCGACTGCCTGCGCCGGGTAGATGCCGATATGTCCGCCCAGCGGCAGGTGCTGCCCGGCATGTTCTATCGCCTGCCCGAGCCTCGGCCCGGCGTACCTCCCCTGATCGGGCGGGAGCTGGAGTTTCAGGGCAAGGTGGCCGACGTGGCGGCTATGTACGCCCTGGAGGAGGGGGTCAGAGCCGGGGGCGGGAAACCCTATATGCTCCTGCGCAGCGGTAAGCCGGCTGAATTTTCCTTTATGCCCATTCTACAGTACGGACCGGACTCCGAGCTAAAGGAGTACGACACCTTCTCCCACCTGCTGGACGACTTCTACGCCACCCGTGAGGATGCGCGGCGTATGGGGCAGAAAGAGCAGGAGCTCTTGAAGATGGTCACCCGCGCCCGGGAGCGGACTGCCCGCCGGGTGGGTCAGCAGGAGATCGAGCTGGCCGCCACAGCGGGCCGGGAGCGCAAGCGGGAGCTGGGGGACATCCTCACCTCCAACCTCCACATGATGGAGCGGGGGATGGGCAGCGTCCGGCTTGTTGACTTCTATGACCCGGAGGGCGGACAGGTTGACATAAAACTGGACTCTCTGCTTTCCCCCCAGCAAAACGCGGCGAAGTACTACAAGGAATACAATAAGGCCAAGACCGCCCAGCGGGTCCTTACCGAGCAGATCGAAAAGGGCGGGCGGGAGCTTGCTTATCTGGACAGTGTACTGGAGAACATCACCCTGGCCGAGGGGGAGCGGGATCTGCAGGAGATCCGTCAGGAGCTCATCGAGACAGGATACCTGCGCCGCCCACCCAAGTCCAGGGGCCGGGAGAAGACGGTGGCGGGCAAGCCCATGGAGTTCCGTTCCACGGCGGGCCTGCGCATCTCGGTGGGCAAGAACAACAGCCAGAACGACACCCTTACCACCAAGTCCGCCGGGAAAGGGGACGTCTGGCTCCACACCCAAAAGGTCCACGGCTCCCACGTCATCCTTTGGACTGGCGGGGAGGAGCCGGACGCGCAGAGCCTTACCGAGGCGGCCATCCTGGCGGCTTATTTCTCCCAGAGCCGGGAGGGAAAGAAGGTGCAGGTGGACTACACGCCGGTAAAATTCGTAAAGAAACCCGCCGGGTCCCGACCCGGCATGGTGGTCTATACCACCTATCAGACCGCGGTGGTGGACCCGGACGGGGACTTAGCGCGGAAACTGAGAGTAAAATAG
- the ycbL gene encoding Uncharacterized transcriptional regulatory protein YcbL, with product MDACNILVVEDDQNINRLLCKILEGGGHCCRPAFSGSEAMLWAGQYEYDLVLLDLMLPGLTGEEFITQIRKSRNMPIIVLSAKAGLENRVEVLRLGADDFIPKPFDNAEVLARVEAQLRRYKQFSAPAQAAGRLTHGDLILDREGVTVTAAGKEVQVTAREFEILALLMASPKKVFTREQLYEQVWGGEYMGDDNTVNVHISNLRSKLAKASAAEYIKTVWGIGFKMNEETA from the coding sequence ATGGACGCCTGCAATATTCTCGTCGTGGAGGACGACCAGAACATCAACCGCCTTTTGTGCAAGATATTGGAGGGGGGCGGCCACTGCTGCCGCCCGGCCTTCTCGGGCAGCGAGGCTATGCTCTGGGCTGGGCAGTACGAATACGACTTGGTGCTCCTGGACCTGATGCTTCCCGGCCTCACGGGAGAGGAGTTTATCACCCAGATCCGCAAGAGCAGGAATATGCCCATCATCGTCCTCTCCGCGAAAGCGGGGCTGGAGAACCGGGTGGAAGTTCTGCGGCTGGGGGCCGACGACTTTATCCCCAAGCCATTTGACAACGCAGAGGTCCTGGCCCGTGTGGAGGCCCAGCTCCGCCGGTACAAGCAGTTCTCCGCGCCCGCCCAGGCCGCAGGCCGCTTAACCCACGGGGACCTGATACTGGACCGGGAGGGGGTCACTGTGACGGCGGCGGGCAAGGAGGTACAGGTCACTGCCCGGGAGTTTGAGATACTGGCTCTTCTCATGGCCTCACCCAAGAAGGTCTTCACCAGGGAGCAGCTCTACGAGCAGGTTTGGGGCGGGGAGTACATGGGGGATGACAACACGGTGAACGTCCATATCTCCAACCTCCGCTCCAAGCTGGCAAAGGCCAGCGCCGCCGAGTATATCAAGACGGTATGGGGAATCGGATTCAAGATGAACGAGGAGACCGCCTGA